Proteins from one Pleuronectes platessa chromosome 16, fPlePla1.1, whole genome shotgun sequence genomic window:
- the cog1 gene encoding conserved oligomeric Golgi complex subunit 1 isoform X1: MSEDPALSLRVSEIGHPAGLFERYNTEEIRRIERKVRGEIEQKKEELRQMVGERYRDLIDAADTIGEMRECSESVVRSIQDMHRYCHSLKQGTADVSSCRQESQRQLVWQEKFYTMASQIKLLLEIPERIWSAMEASQYLQATQLYLLCCHLHSLLQLETATAGHYSPVLARFPILVRQVATTGHFRSTILLDSRSLLRGRVVSDQAIAEALVSTMLLEDSSPRQALADFLLARKASIHQLLNQPQHGAGIKAQVCSLVELLVTTLFQAYAVFYLPPEGNSRPGEGALGWGMLFSILENVTSTSPAAKVRKVLQEETSTGSWFKYLPPSITDFQPALRTLAQPIQREQLRDTLQQWINTCKEDICHGVGSLLVYVKSLKGLAAIRDAVWDLLSTESISQHWSTVCQRLLERPLAVWEDFLQLLFLQRLQAITKEETEAISTSSVQLLTSAVRDLEGQTTQTSVGTNPGSVRRAQYEVDVASFLWSESPGDLLSDAGWINVTQRGQQHQRSGLAMKTQALTPCVQNFCSSMDAKLKARLDDLQHYLPSQDTGSDSISVPVSSSGPTEASSASSFNRFMDSPAVEEALREGSLACVRHILSSIHSELAAVSPDPSPSRLSSVLFMARLCQSMGELCPNLKHCILGKQSGAETTAKGTPRQAKKLGRARPATEVSPAQAKWAGLKEDLLNCSMEAYRIWSSALAKVLLGKFGTVLHAQSAGTILTTATNWEDLEIQEEAESGSSVTSKIRLPVQPSWFVQSLLFQLCVEVNRVGGHALPRPTLQELLQACLTEVLGHYQSLSQQARTKEGVLPMTQNRALQLLFDLHYLNTTLGSRLEEGKSSRSHQDPRFQEACDWLESFIDPFDLDVFTTPLNANLNRLSQRTSVLLGLLTGLEKQFSSRSSGVSSQEPYNILPLASSQIRFGLLPLSMSNVRKSMFVSRNSDAPKKLAPPSSTADSNDSFRPGSLFRQLADQDEDTAAPSLFKLSWLSGMAK; encoded by the exons ATGTCCGAGGATCCTGCGCTGTCGCTCCGGGTGTCGGAGATCGGACACCCGGCGGGTCTGTTCGAGCGCTACAACACCGAGGAGATCCGCCGGATCGAGCGCAAAGTCCGCGGGGAGATCGAGCAGAAGAAGGAGGAGCTGAGGCAGATGGTCGGGGAGCGTTACCGGGACCTGATCGACGCCGCGGACACCATCGGAGAGATGAGGGAGTGCTCGGAGAGCGTGGTCCGGTCCATCCAGGACATGCACCGGTACTGCCACAGCCTGAAGCAAGGCACCGCCGATGTGAGCAGCTGCAGACAGGAG agCCAGAGGCAGTTGGTTTGGCAGGAGAAGTTCTACACCATGGCCTCCCAGATAAAGCTCCTCTTGGAGATCCCAGAGCGCATCTGGAGCGCCATGGAGGCGTCCCAGTACCTCCAGGCCACTCAGCTCTACCTGCTGTGTTGCCACCTGcacagtctgctgcagctggagactGCGACAGCGGGCCACTACAGCCCTGTCCTGGCCCGCTTCCCCATTCTGGTGCGGCAGGTGGCCACCACCGGACACTTCAG GTCCACCATTCTGCTGGACAGCAGGTCTCTGCTGCGGGGCCGGGTGGTGTCAGACCAAGCGATTGCTGAGGCCCTGGTGTCTACCATGCTGCTGGAGGACAGTTCACCACGCCAGGCCCTGGCCGACTTCTTGCTGGCCCGGAAAGCCTCTATCCATCAACTGCTCAACCAACCACAGCATG GTGCGGGGATCAAGGCCCAGGTGTGCAGcttggtggagctgctggtcaCCACTCTGTTCCAGGCCTACGCTGTCTTCTACCTGCCCCCAGAGGGAAACTCCAGGCCAGGGGAGGGAGCCCTGGGCTGGGGCATGCTCTTCTCTATCCTGGAGAATGTTACCTCAACCAGCCCGGCAG CTAAAGTCAGGAAGGTGTTGCAGGAAGAGACGAGTACTGGCAGCTGGTTCAAGtaccttcctccctccatcactgaTTTCCAGCCCGCCCTCCGCACCCTGGCTCAGCCAATCCAGAGAGAGCAGCTCCGGGACACACTGCAGCAGTGGATCAATAC GTGTAAGGAGGACATTTGCCATGGCGTTGGCAGCCTACTTGTCTATGTCAAGAGCCTGAAGGGGCTGGCGGCCATCAGAGACGCTGTGTGGGACCTCCTATCTACTGAATCAATCAGTCAGCACTGGAGCACTGTGTGCCAGCGGCTTCTCGAGCGCCCCCTGGCTGTCTGGGAGGACTTCCTCCAACTGCTCTTCCTTCAGCGCCTGCAG GCCATCACCAAAGAAGAAACTGAGGCCATCTCAACGAGTTCTGTCCAGCTCCTTACCTCAGCTGTGAGGGACCTGGAGGGCCAGACCACCCAAACCTCTGTGGGCACCAACCCTGGCTCTGTCCGCCGGGCACAGTATGAGGTAGACGTGGCATCCTTCCTGTGGTCTGAGTCTCCAGGAGACCTGCTGAGTGATGCAGGTTGGATCAATGTGACCCAGCGGGGGCAGCAGCATCAGAGGAGTGGCCTGGCCATGAAGACCCAGGCCCTGACACCTTGTGTTCAGAACTTCTGCTCTTCAATGGATGCAAAGCTGAAGGCCAGGCTGGATGACCTCCAGCACTACCTTCCCTCCCAGGATACAG GGTCTGACTCCATCTCagtccctgtctcctcctctggacCTACTGAAGCCTCTTCAGCATCTTCATTTAACCGCTTCATGGACTCGCCGGCAGTGGAGGAGGCTTTACGTGAAGGCTCCCTGGCCTGTGTACGCCACATCCTGTCCTCTATCCACTCTGAACTGGCTGCAGTCTCACCTGACCCCAGCCCCAGCCGCCTCAGTTCAGTCCTTTTCATGGCCAGGCTATGCCAGTCCATGGGTGAGCTCTGCCCTAACCTGAAGCATTGCATTCTGGGGAAACAGAGCGGTGCCGAAACCACGGCCAAGGGGACCCCCAGGCAGGCGAAGAAGCTGGGCAGAGCCAGACCCGCCACAGAGGTCAGCCCCGCCCAGGCCAAGTGGGCAGGTCTGAAGGAAGACCTTCTCAACTGCAGCATGGAAGCCTACCGCATCTGGAGCTCCGCCCTCGCCAAA GTGTTGCTGGGTAAGTTTGGCACAGTGCTGCATGCACAGTCTGCTGGTACCATCCTGACAACAGCCACAAACTGGGAGGACCTGGAGATCCAAGAAGAGGCCGAATCGGGGAGCAGTGTCACGTCCAAAATCCGTCTTCCAGTGCAG CCATCTTGGTTTGTCCAGTCGCTGCTGTTCCAGCTGTGTGTGGAGGTGAACAGGGTTGGGGGTCATGCCCTGCCCCGGCCCacgctgcaggagctgctgcaggcctGTCTGACTGAAGTCCTTGGCCACTACCAAAGCCTCTCACAGCAGGCACGCaccaag GAGGGTGTATTGCCCATGACTCAGAACAGAGCCTTGCAGCTGTTATTTGACCTTCATTACCTCAACACCACACTGGGCAGCAGACTGGAGGAGGGCAAGAGCTCCCGATCACATCAAGACCCCAG GTTTCAAGaggcctgtgattggctggagaGCTTCATCGACCCCTTTGACCTGGACGTGTTCACAACTCCGCTGAACGCCAACCTGAACCGCCTGTCGCAGAGGACATCG GTGCTGCTGGGACTGTTGACGGGCCTAGAGAAGCAGTTTTCCTCACGGAGCAGCGGCGTCAGCTCCCAGGAGCCGTACAACATCCTGCCACTGGCCAGCAGCCAgatcag gtTCGGACTGCTGCCTCTCAGCATGTCCAATGTGCGCAAATCCATGTTTGTCTCCAGGAATTCTGACGCTCCAAAGAAGCTG gctcctccatcctccacagCGGACAGCAATGACAGCTTCAGGCCTGGCAGTCTCTTCAGACAGCTCGCCGATCAGGACGAAGACACAGCCGCTCCCTCTTTATTCAAACTCAGCTGGCTGTCTGGCATGGCCAAATAA
- the cog1 gene encoding conserved oligomeric Golgi complex subunit 1 isoform X2, producing MSEDPALSLRVSEIGHPAGLFERYNTEEIRRIERKVRGEIEQKKEELRQMVGERYRDLIDAADTIGEMRECSESVVRSIQDMHRYCHSLKQGTADVSSCRQESQRQLVWQEKFYTMASQIKLLLEIPERIWSAMEASQYLQATQLYLLCCHLHSLLQLETATAGHYSPVLARFPILVRQVATTGHFRSTILLDSRSLLRGRVVSDQAIAEALVSTMLLEDSSPRQALADFLLARKASIHQLLNQPQHGAGIKAQVCSLVELLVTTLFQAYAVFYLPPEGNSRPGEGALGWGMLFSILENVTSTSPAAKVRKVLQEETSTGSWFKYLPPSITDFQPALRTLAQPIQREQLRDTLQQWINTCKEDICHGVGSLLVYVKSLKGLAAIRDAVWDLLSTESISQHWSTVCQRLLERPLAVWEDFLQLLFLQRLQAITKEETEAISTSSVQLLTSAVRDLEGQTTQTSVGTNPGSVRRAQYEVDVASFLWSESPGDLLSDAGWINVTQRGQQHQRSGLAMKTQALTPCVQNFCSSMDAKLKARLDDLQHYLPSQDTGSDSISVPVSSSGPTEASSASSFNRFMDSPAVEEALREGSLACVRHILSSIHSELAAVSPDPSPSRLSSVLFMARLCQSMGELCPNLKHCILGKQSGAETTAKGTPRQAKKLGRARPATEVSPAQAKWAGLKEDLLNCSMEAYRIWSSALAKVLLGKFGTVLHAQSAGTILTTATNWEDLEIQEEAESGSSVTSKIRLPVQPSWFVQSLLFQLCVEVNRVGGHALPRPTLQELLQACLTEVLGHYQSLSQQARTKEGVLPMTQNRALQLLFDLHYLNTTLGSRLEEGKSSRSHQDPRFQEACDWLESFIDPFDLDVFTTPLNANLNRLSQRTSVLLGLLTGLEKQFSSRSSGVSSQEPYNILPLASSQIRFGLLPLSMSNVRKSMFVSRNSDAPKKLHF from the exons ATGTCCGAGGATCCTGCGCTGTCGCTCCGGGTGTCGGAGATCGGACACCCGGCGGGTCTGTTCGAGCGCTACAACACCGAGGAGATCCGCCGGATCGAGCGCAAAGTCCGCGGGGAGATCGAGCAGAAGAAGGAGGAGCTGAGGCAGATGGTCGGGGAGCGTTACCGGGACCTGATCGACGCCGCGGACACCATCGGAGAGATGAGGGAGTGCTCGGAGAGCGTGGTCCGGTCCATCCAGGACATGCACCGGTACTGCCACAGCCTGAAGCAAGGCACCGCCGATGTGAGCAGCTGCAGACAGGAG agCCAGAGGCAGTTGGTTTGGCAGGAGAAGTTCTACACCATGGCCTCCCAGATAAAGCTCCTCTTGGAGATCCCAGAGCGCATCTGGAGCGCCATGGAGGCGTCCCAGTACCTCCAGGCCACTCAGCTCTACCTGCTGTGTTGCCACCTGcacagtctgctgcagctggagactGCGACAGCGGGCCACTACAGCCCTGTCCTGGCCCGCTTCCCCATTCTGGTGCGGCAGGTGGCCACCACCGGACACTTCAG GTCCACCATTCTGCTGGACAGCAGGTCTCTGCTGCGGGGCCGGGTGGTGTCAGACCAAGCGATTGCTGAGGCCCTGGTGTCTACCATGCTGCTGGAGGACAGTTCACCACGCCAGGCCCTGGCCGACTTCTTGCTGGCCCGGAAAGCCTCTATCCATCAACTGCTCAACCAACCACAGCATG GTGCGGGGATCAAGGCCCAGGTGTGCAGcttggtggagctgctggtcaCCACTCTGTTCCAGGCCTACGCTGTCTTCTACCTGCCCCCAGAGGGAAACTCCAGGCCAGGGGAGGGAGCCCTGGGCTGGGGCATGCTCTTCTCTATCCTGGAGAATGTTACCTCAACCAGCCCGGCAG CTAAAGTCAGGAAGGTGTTGCAGGAAGAGACGAGTACTGGCAGCTGGTTCAAGtaccttcctccctccatcactgaTTTCCAGCCCGCCCTCCGCACCCTGGCTCAGCCAATCCAGAGAGAGCAGCTCCGGGACACACTGCAGCAGTGGATCAATAC GTGTAAGGAGGACATTTGCCATGGCGTTGGCAGCCTACTTGTCTATGTCAAGAGCCTGAAGGGGCTGGCGGCCATCAGAGACGCTGTGTGGGACCTCCTATCTACTGAATCAATCAGTCAGCACTGGAGCACTGTGTGCCAGCGGCTTCTCGAGCGCCCCCTGGCTGTCTGGGAGGACTTCCTCCAACTGCTCTTCCTTCAGCGCCTGCAG GCCATCACCAAAGAAGAAACTGAGGCCATCTCAACGAGTTCTGTCCAGCTCCTTACCTCAGCTGTGAGGGACCTGGAGGGCCAGACCACCCAAACCTCTGTGGGCACCAACCCTGGCTCTGTCCGCCGGGCACAGTATGAGGTAGACGTGGCATCCTTCCTGTGGTCTGAGTCTCCAGGAGACCTGCTGAGTGATGCAGGTTGGATCAATGTGACCCAGCGGGGGCAGCAGCATCAGAGGAGTGGCCTGGCCATGAAGACCCAGGCCCTGACACCTTGTGTTCAGAACTTCTGCTCTTCAATGGATGCAAAGCTGAAGGCCAGGCTGGATGACCTCCAGCACTACCTTCCCTCCCAGGATACAG GGTCTGACTCCATCTCagtccctgtctcctcctctggacCTACTGAAGCCTCTTCAGCATCTTCATTTAACCGCTTCATGGACTCGCCGGCAGTGGAGGAGGCTTTACGTGAAGGCTCCCTGGCCTGTGTACGCCACATCCTGTCCTCTATCCACTCTGAACTGGCTGCAGTCTCACCTGACCCCAGCCCCAGCCGCCTCAGTTCAGTCCTTTTCATGGCCAGGCTATGCCAGTCCATGGGTGAGCTCTGCCCTAACCTGAAGCATTGCATTCTGGGGAAACAGAGCGGTGCCGAAACCACGGCCAAGGGGACCCCCAGGCAGGCGAAGAAGCTGGGCAGAGCCAGACCCGCCACAGAGGTCAGCCCCGCCCAGGCCAAGTGGGCAGGTCTGAAGGAAGACCTTCTCAACTGCAGCATGGAAGCCTACCGCATCTGGAGCTCCGCCCTCGCCAAA GTGTTGCTGGGTAAGTTTGGCACAGTGCTGCATGCACAGTCTGCTGGTACCATCCTGACAACAGCCACAAACTGGGAGGACCTGGAGATCCAAGAAGAGGCCGAATCGGGGAGCAGTGTCACGTCCAAAATCCGTCTTCCAGTGCAG CCATCTTGGTTTGTCCAGTCGCTGCTGTTCCAGCTGTGTGTGGAGGTGAACAGGGTTGGGGGTCATGCCCTGCCCCGGCCCacgctgcaggagctgctgcaggcctGTCTGACTGAAGTCCTTGGCCACTACCAAAGCCTCTCACAGCAGGCACGCaccaag GAGGGTGTATTGCCCATGACTCAGAACAGAGCCTTGCAGCTGTTATTTGACCTTCATTACCTCAACACCACACTGGGCAGCAGACTGGAGGAGGGCAAGAGCTCCCGATCACATCAAGACCCCAG GTTTCAAGaggcctgtgattggctggagaGCTTCATCGACCCCTTTGACCTGGACGTGTTCACAACTCCGCTGAACGCCAACCTGAACCGCCTGTCGCAGAGGACATCG GTGCTGCTGGGACTGTTGACGGGCCTAGAGAAGCAGTTTTCCTCACGGAGCAGCGGCGTCAGCTCCCAGGAGCCGTACAACATCCTGCCACTGGCCAGCAGCCAgatcag gtTCGGACTGCTGCCTCTCAGCATGTCCAATGTGCGCAAATCCATGTTTGTCTCCAGGAATTCTGACGCTCCAAAGAAGCTG CATTTCTGA
- the smim22 gene encoding small integral membrane protein 22: MDQRSTEKELEAQFNDVVSRLQSKQLFQSDWDIASFAVFFIFIGMILLLVLLVIIRCCCCCCCDDQKPRGRKVGIENMALDP, translated from the exons ATGGATCAGAGGAGCACCGAGAAGGAGCTTGAGGCCCAGTTCAACGATGTGGTTTCCAGACTTCAGTCCAAGCAGCTGTTCCAGTCTGACTGGGACATTGCTTCTTTTGcagtcttcttcatcttcatcg gCATGATTCTGCTGCTGGTCCTCCTGGTTATcatccgctgctgctgctgctgctgctgtgacgatcagaag CCCAGAGGACGGAAGGTTGGCATAGAGAACATGGCTCTGGATCCCTGA